The following proteins are encoded in a genomic region of Chloroflexota bacterium:
- a CDS encoding prephenate dehydrogenase/arogenate dehydrogenase family protein has translation MAQITIIGMGLIGTSIGLGLKNAKQASIKIVGYDVEHGNARQAHKRLAIDSAEGNLRNAVRSADLVIIATPVSAIREVLQEIGREMPAQCAVTDTGSTKQQVMKWAEEFLPKSVSFIGGHPMAGKETSGPEAGEATLFRDKVWCLFPSRDAADWAVEAVVGIVETIGGKPYFLDPQEHDSFVAAASHLPIALSSALVSATSKSPSWHEIARLASSGYRDVSRLAGGDPTMNRDIYMTNAEEIGGWIDRAITELLELRKALRDKNEAALARYFGAVHEERVKWEAGAVTSPAAAPEVKVPSMGQQLSTVFLGDLLAKKSRTLMESYEERAEGKGKRDGR, from the coding sequence ATGGCGCAAATCACCATCATCGGCATGGGGCTTATCGGCACTTCGATCGGCCTTGGCTTAAAGAACGCGAAACAGGCGAGCATCAAGATCGTGGGCTACGATGTGGAACACGGCAATGCGCGCCAGGCCCACAAGAGGCTGGCTATAGACTCAGCCGAGGGCAACCTTCGCAATGCCGTCCGGAGCGCCGACCTCGTCATCATCGCGACTCCCGTCTCCGCGATCCGCGAGGTGCTTCAGGAGATCGGGAGGGAGATGCCCGCCCAGTGCGCCGTGACGGACACCGGGAGCACCAAGCAGCAGGTGATGAAGTGGGCCGAGGAGTTCCTGCCGAAGAGCGTGAGCTTCATCGGCGGGCACCCGATGGCGGGGAAAGAGACCTCCGGCCCGGAGGCGGGCGAGGCGACGCTCTTTCGCGATAAGGTCTGGTGTCTCTTCCCGAGTCGGGACGCCGCGGATTGGGCCGTCGAAGCGGTCGTCGGCATCGTTGAAACCATCGGCGGGAAGCCGTATTTCCTTGATCCCCAGGAGCACGATAGCTTCGTCGCCGCCGCGAGCCACTTGCCCATCGCTCTTTCATCGGCCCTGGTCTCGGCGACATCAAAGAGCCCATCGTGGCATGAGATCGCGCGCCTGGCCTCCAGCGGCTATCGCGATGTTTCGCGCCTAGCCGGGGGCGACCCGACGATGAATCGGGATATCTACATGACGAACGCCGAGGAGATCGGCGGGTGGATTGACCGCGCGATCACGGAGCTTCTCGAGCTGCGCAAGGCCCTGCGCGATAAGAACGAGGCGGCCCTGGCGCGCTACTTCGGCGCTGTCCATGAGGAGCGGGTGAAGTGGGAGGCAGGCGCAGTGACGAGCCCCGCCGCGGCCCCCGAGGTGAAGGTCCCATCCATGGGCCAGCAGCTTTCGACCGTCTTCCTGGGCGATCTTCTTGCGAAGAAGAGCAGGACCCTGATGGAGAGCTACGAAGAGCGCGCCGAGGGCAAAGGGAAGAGGGATGGGCGCTAA
- the coaBC gene encoding bifunctional phosphopantothenoylcysteine decarboxylase/phosphopantothenate--cysteine ligase CoaBC: protein MLKGKHIVLGVSGSIAAYKAADLASKLTQAGAIVDVVMTREAEKFVSALTFSSLTHRTVHRELFDPDSETSVEHVALANRADVVAVAPATANIMAKMAHGLADDLLTCTLLATAAPVIVAPAMDGHMWDSPATQENVKTLQRRGVLFIGPDRGYLASGLSGVGRLSETAKLLGTISQVLGKRDGDLRGRHVVITSGGTQEPIDPVRVITNRSSGKMGYAIAEAARDRGARVTLVTAPTALPDPVGVDVVHVETARQMRDAVAKVVKGASALIMAAAVADYTPASPAKSKIKKKDAAYVVDLKPTADILATVQGGQVRVGFAAETENLIANAKAKLQKKRLDLIVANDVSARDAGFSSDNNRVVIIDSQGKQEPVALMPKYEVAQRILDRVAAILQRRKK, encoded by the coding sequence GTGCTTAAGGGGAAACACATCGTCCTTGGCGTCTCCGGGAGCATCGCCGCCTACAAGGCCGCCGACCTGGCAAGCAAGCTCACCCAGGCGGGCGCCATCGTGGACGTAGTCATGACGCGTGAGGCGGAGAAGTTCGTCTCGGCCCTTACCTTCAGCAGTCTTACCCATCGCACCGTCCACCGGGAGCTCTTCGACCCTGATTCCGAGACGAGCGTTGAGCACGTAGCACTGGCGAACCGCGCCGATGTGGTAGCTGTCGCCCCCGCGACGGCAAACATCATGGCCAAGATGGCTCACGGCCTTGCCGACGACCTGCTGACATGCACGCTCCTCGCCACTGCCGCACCGGTCATCGTTGCTCCGGCGATGGACGGCCACATGTGGGATAGCCCGGCGACCCAGGAGAACGTCAAAACGCTTCAGCGGCGCGGCGTCCTCTTCATCGGCCCGGACAGGGGCTACCTCGCCTCGGGACTCTCGGGCGTCGGTAGACTTTCGGAGACGGCCAAGCTCCTTGGGACCATCAGCCAGGTCCTAGGCAAGCGCGATGGCGACCTTCGGGGCAGGCACGTGGTGATCACATCGGGCGGGACCCAGGAGCCGATAGACCCGGTCCGCGTCATCACGAACCGCTCCTCCGGCAAGATGGGCTACGCCATCGCCGAAGCGGCGCGCGACCGCGGCGCGAGGGTAACGCTGGTCACCGCGCCGACGGCCTTGCCCGACCCGGTGGGCGTTGATGTCGTTCACGTGGAGACGGCCCGCCAGATGCGCGATGCCGTCGCCAAGGTGGTGAAGGGGGCATCCGCGCTCATCATGGCCGCCGCAGTCGCCGATTACACGCCCGCATCCCCGGCCAAGTCTAAGATCAAGAAAAAGGATGCGGCATACGTTGTGGACCTCAAGCCCACCGCCGATATCCTGGCGACAGTCCAAGGCGGTCAGGTACGTGTGGGCTTTGCGGCGGAGACGGAGAATCTCATCGCGAATGCCAAGGCCAAGCTGCAGAAGAAACGCCTTGACCTTATCGTCGCCAACGATGTTTCGGCCAGGGATGCCGGTTTCTCTTCGGATAATAATCGAGTCGTCATCATAGATTCCCAGGGGAAGCAGGAGCCGGTGGCGCTGATGCCCAAGTATGAGGTTGCCCAGCGAATCTTGGACCGGGTCGCGGCGATCCTGCAGCGACGGAAGAAGTAG
- a CDS encoding type III pantothenate kinase translates to MLLAIDIGNTNINYGVWDGEKLRATWRMATDVRRQPDEFAAMSMQILQHNGLALTDVKAGIFSSVVPPLIPTFEEIFQQYFKVTPVVVGTGTKTGMRVLYENPREVGSDRICHGVAARKLYGAPLIVIDFGTATVFDAITAEGDYLGGAIAPGVNLAAEALFQRASKLPRIEFARPKAAIGRNTVASMQAGLFYGYVGLIEGLVARFQKELGGGAKVVATGGLARLIASETKVVDHVNYDLVLIGLRILYEMNEKAAGARA, encoded by the coding sequence ATGTTGCTTGCCATTGACATTGGGAATACGAACATCAACTACGGCGTCTGGGACGGCGAGAAGCTGCGCGCAACATGGCGCATGGCGACCGACGTTCGCCGCCAGCCCGATGAGTTCGCCGCGATGAGCATGCAGATCCTCCAGCACAACGGCCTTGCGCTCACCGATGTGAAGGCGGGCATCTTCAGCAGCGTCGTCCCGCCGTTGATCCCGACTTTCGAGGAAATCTTTCAGCAGTATTTCAAGGTCACCCCGGTTGTCGTCGGCACGGGGACGAAGACCGGGATGCGCGTCCTCTATGAAAATCCCCGGGAGGTTGGCTCCGACCGGATCTGTCATGGCGTCGCCGCTCGCAAGCTCTACGGCGCGCCGCTGATCGTGATTGACTTCGGCACGGCCACCGTGTTTGACGCGATAACCGCTGAAGGCGACTACCTCGGCGGCGCGATCGCGCCCGGGGTGAATCTCGCTGCGGAGGCCCTCTTCCAGCGCGCATCGAAGCTGCCGCGTATCGAGTTCGCCCGGCCGAAGGCGGCCATCGGACGCAACACGGTGGCCAGCATGCAGGCGGGGCTTTTCTACGGGTATGTTGGCCTCATCGAAGGGCTGGTTGCCCGCTTCCAGAAGGAGCTTGGCGGCGGCGCGAAGGTCGTGGCGACCGGGGGCCTTGCCCGGCTCATCGCCAGTGAAACGAAGGTGGTGGACCACGTGAACTATGACTTGGTGCTCATCGGCCTGCGCATCCTCTATGAGATGAACGAAAAGGCGGCAGGCGCTCGTGCTTAA